In Carnobacterium sp. CP1, the following are encoded in one genomic region:
- a CDS encoding QueT transporter family protein, which translates to MKTKNIVTNAIVAALYVAVTGILAPISFGALQFRVAEIFNHLVVFNRKYIIGIVGGVFISNLFFSTMVGYDLVFGVGHSLLSLLIASGLIRKVPNIWGKMAINTAVFTIVSALIAWELNLAFGVPFWFGYLTVGIGEIGVMAIGAPVMKYLDSKIHFSERIEG; encoded by the coding sequence GCAATCGTGGCAGCTTTATATGTAGCAGTAACAGGGATTTTGGCCCCGATTTCGTTTGGTGCTTTGCAATTTCGAGTAGCCGAAATATTTAACCATTTAGTGGTCTTTAATCGTAAATACATCATCGGGATTGTCGGCGGAGTGTTTATTTCGAATTTGTTTTTTTCGACAATGGTTGGTTACGATTTAGTTTTTGGGGTTGGGCACTCGCTGTTGTCGCTTTTGATTGCCAGTGGTTTAATTCGCAAAGTTCCCAATATTTGGGGTAAAATGGCGATCAACACAGCAGTCTTTACAATTGTTTCGGCTTTGATTGCTTGGGAATTAAATTTAGCTTTCGGCGTACCGTTTTGGTTTGGTTATTTGACTGTAGGAATAGGGGAAATCGGCGTTATGGCTATTGGAGCTCCTGTTATGAAGTACCTTGATTCGAAAATTCATTTCAGTGAAAGAATTGAAGGATAG
- the cbpA gene encoding cyclic di-AMP binding protein CbpA — protein MLIKSLCIPKKNLTTVKESATLQEAIDILEKSGYRCIPILDESGTIFRGNIYKMHIYRHKANNGDMNLPVTTLLKNATKFISVDSSFFKVFFTIKELPYISVLDEENRFYGILTHSSLLNMLQQSWNVNSGSYVLTIASSGQKGDLANMTKIINRYCSISSCITLDAEREEIVRRTMMTLEAGVTKETVDHICEHLDRKGFRVVEIEDLKNN, from the coding sequence ATGTTGATTAAATCACTCTGTATTCCTAAAAAGAATCTGACTACTGTTAAAGAAAGTGCCACTCTGCAAGAAGCAATTGATATTCTTGAAAAATCAGGTTATCGTTGCATCCCAATCTTAGACGAAAGCGGCACGATTTTTAGAGGAAATATTTATAAAATGCATATTTACCGACACAAAGCTAATAACGGCGATATGAATTTACCGGTTACGACACTCTTGAAAAATGCCACAAAATTCATTTCTGTTGATTCTTCATTCTTCAAAGTATTTTTTACCATCAAAGAATTGCCTTACATTTCTGTTTTAGATGAAGAAAACCGTTTCTATGGTATTCTGACCCATAGCTCTCTTTTAAACATGTTGCAACAATCATGGAACGTAAATTCCGGCAGCTACGTTTTAACGATTGCTTCTTCTGGACAAAAAGGCGATTTAGCCAACATGACAAAAATCATTAACCGCTATTGTTCGATTTCAAGTTGCATCACCTTAGACGCTGAACGCGAAGAAATCGTCCGTCGTACGATGATGACTTTAGAAGCTGGTGTTACTAAAGAAACCGTCGATCATATTTGCGAACACTTAGACAGAAAAGGTTTCCGTGTTGTAGAGATCGAAGATTTAAAAAATAATTAA
- a CDS encoding O-methyltransferase, translated as MENKEVKTARNEMMDRPVVKREIVDFLRKEQKPLSGKLGEIEREANEKGVPIIPHETVVFLSLLLGQIKPEQILEIGAAIGFSSSLMAQYVGESGHVTTIDRFDVMIEKARKNYEALGLTDKVTLLEGQAADILPDLKGPYDFIFMDSAKSKYYDFFPECMRLLKVGGMLVVDDVLQGGTILLPKEDIPKRSRAIHRKLNLFLDVVMKHPALESSIVPLGDGLLMIVKKEEYDFSYLLEKE; from the coding sequence ATGGAGAATAAAGAAGTTAAAACAGCCAGAAATGAAATGATGGACCGTCCGGTAGTTAAAAGAGAGATAGTAGATTTTTTGAGAAAAGAACAAAAACCTTTATCGGGTAAGTTAGGAGAAATTGAACGAGAAGCTAACGAAAAAGGTGTCCCGATCATTCCCCATGAAACAGTTGTTTTTCTAAGTTTGCTTCTAGGGCAAATAAAACCGGAACAAATCCTGGAGATAGGGGCTGCAATTGGCTTTTCGTCTAGTTTGATGGCTCAGTATGTAGGGGAATCAGGACATGTGACAACTATCGATCGTTTCGATGTAATGATTGAAAAAGCCCGAAAAAACTACGAAGCATTAGGATTGACCGATAAAGTGACTCTTTTAGAAGGGCAAGCAGCAGATATTCTCCCAGATTTAAAAGGACCGTATGATTTTATTTTTATGGACAGCGCGAAATCAAAATATTATGATTTCTTTCCTGAGTGTATGCGACTGTTAAAAGTAGGTGGAATGCTGGTTGTCGATGATGTATTACAAGGCGGAACGATTTTGTTGCCGAAAGAAGACATACCCAAACGATCTAGAGCCATTCATCGTAAACTCAATTTGTTTCTTGATGTAGTAATGAAGCATCCAGCATTGGAATCCAGCATTGTTCCTTTAGGTGACGGATTATTAATGATCGTAAAGAAAGAAGAATACGATTTTTCTTATTTATTAGAAAAAGAGTGA